TAATCCTAGCTAGATCAAATTACCAGTGTCTTATGTCAACTTCTTTGGTTCTGCAAATACCAAAGTAGTTAACAGATGCAAGTTTCCTAGTACCCTTGAGCCTTTCGCTCTTCTGTTCAAAAGATAAACTGTTCATTCTTTAGTTCCTAGTTTATAGTTATCAGCACTACAAGTTTCCCATTGTTACCTCAAACCAACCATGGTCCAATAATGGAAAAAGGGGCACATAATACATTCGAGACTATTCCTGACACAGTGCTTctacaaaaagataaaaacaaTATAACCTGTTATGAGCATCAAAGCTATGAGGAGGATTAGGACTAATAGATAAGTATAAGGTGTAATGATTGTCATAAGATATGATATCAACCAATGATTCATGTACAAAGACCATGTAATAAATTTTGGACAGATTAGATACCATCATCCCATGTACAAAAACCATGCAATTATTTAAAATAGTTAACCAAGAAACAGAATAAATTTTCGATTAGATTAATTACAATGCATTCAATTGTACATCATATGACTAAATGACGATGGAATGACCTAGTGTCATTTTTACTACTCCAGTACTATGCAAGTATATGTTGCACATTAAGTTCATCTCAGATATATCAATGATTAGTCATGAGACACAAAGAGCTACTTAGGTTGTTGAGTTCCTGTTGCATGACAAAGTGTCAATGGTGCAACTCATTAGACAGCCACTGGCTTGGAAAATCATAACTGATATACTAGGATGGTAAATTTTGTATTCAACTCTTCTTTATTTTATTAAAGCCTCGGGTCATGAGAAAAAAATAAGTACTTGGCTGTATGCCATATATAGCAAACATGTAGATCATATTAATGTGGTCTCAACTGTCTAGTTTAGTATGGAATTCCAAGACAATAAAAAAGGACAGAAGTGTTAGACTACATAACAATTCAACTCAGCATTAGTTAAATTGAATCTTTGCTAGCAAACTAAAATGATCATTATAGAAATTCCTTTCCGTGTCCAGGAACTTGAAAAAGACAACAGACAGAAAACCTACAAAATACAACCCTGTCCATGTCTAGAAATGTATGGCAAATATTGAGAGCAATAAGTCAGTCTTGCATTCATGTGCTACCAGGAGCATCATTACCGGTTACAGGTTTGCGGTTGAGATAGCGTATGACAGCATCTTCAACCCTGTTATATTTTCACCAGTAGAATAATACAAAGTCAGAATATATGAGAAGATAGATCTGGGATAAGTTAAAATAAGTTCACACAAAGGAGAAGTCATACCATGGTTGGTTATAGAAGTCAGAACGGCGTTCCCTCTCAGCGTTTCGGTTTGCTTCACCCGCTATAAGTTTTAAGTCCCTACCCTGTGAAGCAATCAAAGCATTTATAAACTCCACAGGAGACTGACTGAAGCCAAGAAAGAAAGCCCTTCTCCTCCGGTGCTCATGAATCTTCTTAATGGAAGCACATATCACTTCCTCACAAGCCTCGATATCTCTGTGTTTCTCTGTGTTAGCAAGGAAGACTGACATCTCCTTCTGCAGAGGAAATGGAACATCAACTAGCACATCATAGCAAGCATTGCCCACGGCACCATTTCCTGAAAGCCTAATCTTATGCTCCAAATGAATGGGTTGTGGAGGAGATAGATGCGGTGAGATCTTCTGTGACACCATAGCAAACTTCATCTTGTCTTCTCCAAATACCTTCTTCAAAGGTGGATCACAAGCAAAATACGAGGGATCAGTAGGGTTCTGCAATTTCTTTGCCTTCACATACTGCCATATCCCAGCTATAATTCTAGCTCGTGTATCAACCTCTATTCCAAGCACCTCTATCAGTGGAGGGGATAATCTGAACTTTTCAGGATTATAATTCATCTCAAGCCTTATACTAGCAGTGAACTCCTTATCTCCCATCCGCTTGATCTCAAAGCCATCATGTGCTGCTGGCAATCGTGCTTGCTCCCACAAGATCGTTGGGTTCTCTGGGTACAGAGATGGGTCCAACGCGATCGTAACCCTTTTAAAGAATGATGAGAACTTCGGGTATATGGGGTTGGGCTTAGGCAGCCCACCAACAGGATCGGGGTCAACACCGTCCTCCAAGATCCTCCCAACAATCTTCAGAGACCATGAGGGAGGCTCTGCATTCTTGGGCTCAGGAATAGTGCGTGTTTGGTTGGCGAAGGTATTGAAGACATAAATCCTAAGGGTTCTCTGCATGGAAGGAGGGCTTTTCAGAGCTTCTTGTATGTCGATCTTCTTCCTTGCGAGGGCCGCATCAACCCGCGCTTCAAACTCGAGCAACTGAGTGTAGAGGGCGGACTCGGGCAAGAGGGCTGCAACTCGGTCAGGCAGCTGCTTCTCTGGAAGCTTGCGCT
The window above is part of the Musa acuminata AAA Group cultivar baxijiao chromosome BXJ2-6, Cavendish_Baxijiao_AAA, whole genome shotgun sequence genome. Proteins encoded here:
- the LOC135615165 gene encoding SWI/SNF complex component SNF12 homolog; protein product: MASNSNNQPRAVGGSPSLANSGMGLPASANPPSHLRPPPAPGPSPFQGLFHSQTQSQAQPQVHSPFQIHMGSQSHLGPLGSSSPSFSTPGAKRPPQKPPARPPVPIPAAGSPSIKTADITAAARRKKRKLPEKQLPDRVAALLPESALYTQLLEFEARVDAALARKKIDIQEALKSPPSMQRTLRIYVFNTFANQTRTIPEPKNAEPPSWSLKIVGRILEDGVDPDPVGGLPKPNPIYPKFSSFFKRVTIALDPSLYPENPTILWEQARLPAAHDGFEIKRMGDKEFTASIRLEMNYNPEKFRLSPPLIEVLGIEVDTRARIIAGIWQYVKAKKLQNPTDPSYFACDPPLKKVFGEDKMKFAMVSQKISPHLSPPQPIHLEHKIRLSGNGAVGNACYDVLVDVPFPLQKEMSVFLANTEKHRDIEACEEVICASIKKIHEHRRRRAFFLGFSQSPVEFINALIASQGRDLKLIAGEANRNAERERRSDFYNQPWVEDAVIRYLNRKPVTGNDAPGST